From the Anolis sagrei isolate rAnoSag1 chromosome 12, rAnoSag1.mat, whole genome shotgun sequence genome, one window contains:
- the ADAMTSL4 gene encoding ADAMTS-like protein 4 isoform X1, with protein sequence MRGRKVTRMTTRGWIGKFSLAGFSLTLSVLLAGCSPSREKVPQRTPRQASEDDGTGSSVPGVWSVWSPWSACSQRCGRGVLERSRDCQSPHLRVPWAGRADPVPPPIYPPHPGSAGPHPARPSFPLHMDRNPNPALTFPSSGSILPLHNPSPPYNSPNRYSRQEEWLPSWPRGVVAPQHNRRRDPTAQLSGHVSSQRASLSSPVGVASRPHVPAPRETLPLFKPPRRDSPNGGPRPDGSHHGSQSDSGRHRWGSSPTSESQAARRSRVREAIKPGKYGYGKVPFALPLHKDPAEEAAGRSKRHQAEHPGPPPPPPPPPRPTSKKPKRKPSHEEGARSQEKDPTGSGTHEKEKHPPVVHAAEGRDSGYDSGHGGTVNNRGPEDTSQPVQKVDDLTISQPVETGTATTAHSEHHLGKAPTVSSAVGETHPETRPQEGKKLPEKSKGGSAPKASVPPTSRSHHSGVGANSQGRVELRLSHRVLKNHKQTAKTPEPSTRSRGPQSPSGQPRTRAHRQNEPRTGGSGSYGSRSTHSLFVDRPAAPPRATEPDIWLLHRENPVQFHARGQGPPQAGPEVPQWNLYYPGTETFRCEGESKQYKACSQEPCPPERPDPRSVQCAAYNNQEFMGRFYEWEPFRDVQGSQRCELNCRPIGYRFYVRHTEKVQDGTPCEDNSPEICVAGQCLTPGCDGILGSNRSLDSCGVCGGDHTRCKLVVGNYTDRDVPIGYHRILEIPAGATRIQVKEMGVSPNYLALRSHNGKSIINGNWAVNPPGSYEAAGTVFVYSRPGNDKREGESLTADGPTTEPIDVYMIFQQDNPGVSYQFFLASPPSENPRQEQPRNSRQEFGALTVVPPGHPHESPTSHLRPVLSNSRSHAPPPRLPAPSGQSGRSRGAAPPPASQSGRSPGTLQRNVRVPPLPPPPPPQHHSESPHDFYWRRTGTTECSATCGKGFWQSVYSCVSRVSQEDVEDDKCHLIPKPIVAEEVCNTEPCPAYWDVGEWSACSKSCGVGTQHRQVLCRQTYANRSTMVHPQRCGQLEKPNATQTCQVQVCSHWEIHTNWSSCSVLCGMGHRTRRVRCVRNDGAFLKESDCPIRHRPKTSEACDMGPCVRTWFYSEWSNACSAECGTGIQRRSVVCLSSDASGESQENCAGTKPADMRACNGGPCRRVNLWYTGPWSPCSSDCGTGTQRRDVVCLSKLGADYNVTEASECAHLEKPPSLQPCHGTECEARWYNTAWSACSQSCMGGVQVREVQCLTPNRTLSRLCPPDLKPATKRPCNAQPCLPEIDENCKDIIQNCPVIMQARLCVYPYYKVICCASCAHTLERHQVQPNR encoded by the exons GTCCCGCAACGCACACCTCGCCAGGCTTCGGAAGACGACGGCACGGGGAGCTCGGTACCCGGCGTCTGGAGCGTCTGGAGTCCGTGGTCGGCGTGTTCCCAACGCTGCGGAAGAGGGGTCTTGGAGCGGAGCCGGGACTGCCAATCCCCTCATTTACGTGTCCCGTGGGCCGGGAGAGCAGATCCGGTCCCGCCGCCGATTTACCCGCCTCACCCAGGATCCGCcgggccacatccggcccgcCCGTCTTTCCCGCTCCATATGGATCGAAACCCGAATCCGGCTTTGACCTTCCCAAGCAGCGGCTCGATCCTTCCTCTCCATAACCCGAGTCCTCCATATAATTCCCCGAACCGCTACAGCCGGCAAGAGGAGTGGCTCCCGAGTTGGCCGCGGGGTGTCGTGGCTCCCCAACACAACCGCCGGAGGGACCCCACAGCCCAGCTCTCCGGCCATGTTTCGTCCCAAAGGGCATCACTCAGCTCCCCAGTTGGGGTTGCGTCCAGGCCCCACGTTCCGGCCCCCCGTGAGACGCTGCCTTTGTTCAAGCCTCCGAGGAGGGACAGCCCAAATGGGGGTCCGAGGCCCGACGGGTCTCATCACGGCAGCCAGTCAGATAGCGGACGGCATCGATGGGGGTCTTCTCCGACGTCCGAGTCTCAAGCAGCCCGGAG GTCCCGGGTTCGGGAGGCCATCAAGCCCGGGAAGTATGGCTACGGGAAGGTGCCGTTTGCGTTGCCCCTCCATAAAGACCCGGCCGAGGAGGCTGCCGGTCGCTCGAAGCGGCACCAAGCGGAGCATCCCGgtcctccgccgccgcctccacctcctcctcgccCCACATCGAAGAAGCCCAAACGGAAACCCAGTCACGAAGAAGGGGCCAGGAGCCAGGAAAAGGACCCCACTGGTTCTGGAACACATGAGAAGGAGAAGCATCCTCCGGTGGTCCATGCGGCGGAAGGACGCGATTCAGGGTACGATTCAGGGCATGGCGGCACCGTCAACAACCGAGGTCCGGAAGACACGTCTCAACCTGTGCAAAAAGTGGACGATTTgacaatatctcagcctgtggaAACAGGTACGGCTACGACGGCTCATAGTGAGCATCACCTTGGAAAGGCGCCCACTGTATCCTCTGCAGTTGGAGAAACCCACCCGGAAACAAGACCCCAAGAAGGAAAAAAGCTTCCCGAAAAGTCGAAGGGTGGCTCGGCCCCAAAAGCGAGTGTACCACCTACTTCTCGGTCGCACCATTCCGGAGTCGGTGCCAACTCCCAAGGCCGAGTGGAGCTTCGCCTGTCGCACCGAGTACTCAAAAATCACAAGCAGACGGCAAAAACGCCGGAGCCGTCGACTCGTTCCAGAGGTCCGCAGTCGCCCTCGGGGCAACCTCGTACCCGGGCACATAGACAGAACGAGCCGCGAACGGGAGGAAGCGGCAGCTACGGGTCGCGGTCCACCCACAGCCTCTTCGTGGACCGTCCTGCGGCCCCTCCCCGGGCTACGGAGCCCGACATTTGGCTCCTGCACCGCGAGAACCCCGTGCAATTCCATGCCCGGGGTCAAGGGCCGCCCCAGGCGGGGCCCGAAGTGCCGCAATGGAATCTGTATTATCCTGGGACGGAGACTTTCCGCTGCGAAGGAGAAAGCAAGCAATACAAAGCCTGCAGCCAAGAG CCCTGTCCTCCCGAACGTCCAGATCCGAGGTCGGTCCAATGCGCCGCATACAACAACCAGGAATTTATGGGCCGATTTTACGAGTGGGAACCCTTCAGAGACG TGCAAGGCTCCCAGCGCTGTGAGCTCAATTGCCGGCCCATCGGCTACCGATTCTACGTCCGACACACGGAAAAAGTGCAAGACGGCACACCGTGCGAGGACAACTCCCCGGAGATCTGTGTGGCCGGGCAGTGCCTG ACCCCCGGTTGTGATGGGATCCTGGGCTCCAACCGCAGCCTGGACAGCTGTGGAGTGTGCGGCGGAGACCACACACGGTGCAAGCTGGTGGTGGGCAACTACACGGACAGGGACGTGCCCATCGGGTACCACCGCATCTTGGAGATCCCGGCCGGGGCCACGCGGATCCAGGTCAAAGAGATGGGTGTTAGCCCCAACTATCTTG CCCTTCGGAGCCATAATGGCAAATCCATCATCAATGGAAACTGGGCAGTGAACCCGCCGGGCAGCTATGAGGCAGCCGGCACTGTTTTCGTCTACAGCAGACCTGGGAACGACAAGCGGGAGGGCGAATCTCTGACAGCCGATGGTCCCACTACAGAGCCTATAGATGTGTAT ATGATCTTCCAACAAGACAACCCGGGCGTCTCATACCAGTTCTTCCTGGCCTCTCCTCCCTCGGAAAACCCTCGCCAGGAGCAGCCCCGTAACTCCCGGCAAGAGTTTG GTGCCTTGACAGTGGTACCCCCTGGCCACCCACACGAATCCCCAACTAGCCACTTGCGACCGGTATTATCCAATTCCCGGAGTCACGCTCCTCCGCCACGTCTCCCGGCCCCCTCTGGCCAATCGGGACGCAGCCGAGGGGCGGCTCCTCCTCCGGCCAGCCAATCGGGACGCAGCCCCGGGACCCTGCAGCGGAACGTCCGCGTCCCACCTTTGCCGCCGCCTCCACCTCCGCAGCATCACTCCGAAAGCCCCCACGACTTCTATTGGCGGCGGACCGGCACCACCGAGTGTTCGGCCACTTGCGGAAAAG GTTTTTGGCAGTCGGTGTACAGCTGCGTCTCTCGGGTTTCCCAGGAAGACGTGGAAGACGACAAATGCCACCTTATTCCCAAACCTATTGTGGCCGAAGAGGTTTGCAACACGGAGCCTTGCCCAGCCTA CTGGGACGTGGGCGAGTGGTCAGCTTGCAGCAAGTCCTGTGGCGTGGGCACGCAGCACCGCCAAGTCCTCTGCCGGCAGACCTATGCCAACCGCAGCACCATGGTTCACCCTCAGCGCTGCGGTCAGTTGGAGAAGCCCAATGCCACCCAGACATGCCAAGTGCAAGTCTGCAGCCACTGGGAAATCCACACCAACTGGAGCTCG TGCTCTGTCCTTTGCGGGATGGGACACCGGACGCGCCGCGTGCGCTGCGTCCGCAATGACGGGGCCTTCTTGAAGGAGAGCGACTGCCCCATCCGCCACCGGCCCAAGACCAGCGAGGCATGCGACATGGGGCCCTGCGTCCGCACATGGTTCTACAGCGAGTGGAGCAACGCG TGTTCGGCCGAATGTGGGACCGGCATCCAGCGTCGCTCGGTGGTCTGCCTGTCCAGCGACGCCAGCGGAGAGTCCCAGGAGAACTGCGCCGGCACCAAACCGGCCGACATGCGTGCCTGCAATGGGGGGCCCTGCCGGAGGGTGAACCTTTGGTACACGGGACCCTGGAGCCCG TGCTCTTCGGACTGCGGCACCGGCACGCAACGGCGCGACGTGGTGTGCCTCAGCAAACTGGGGGCGGATTACAACGTGACGGAAGCCTCGGAGTGCGCCCACCTGGAGAAGCCGCCCTCCCTCCAGCCGTGCCATGGCACCGAGTGCGAAGCCCGGTGGTACAACACCGCCTGGAGCGCC TGCTCCCAGTCCTGCATGGGCGGCGTCCAGGTGAGGGAAGTCCAGTGCCTGACCCCGAACCGGACCCTGAGCCGCCTCTGCCCGCCGGACCTCAAGCCGGCCACCAAGCGTCCCTGCAACGCCCAGCCCTGCCTCCCCGAGATCG ACGAGAACTGCAAGGACATCATCCAAAACTGCCCGGTGATCATGCAAGCCCGGCTGTGCGTCTATCCCTACTACAAGGTGATCTGTTGCGCTTCCTGCGCGCACACCTTGGAGCGGCACCAGGTGCAGCCCAACCGGTAG
- the ADAMTSL4 gene encoding ADAMTS-like protein 4 isoform X2 translates to MRGRKVTRMTTRGWIGKFSLAGFSLTLSVLLAGCSPSREKVPQRTPRQASEDDGTGSSVPGVWSVWSPWSACSQRCGRGVLERSRDCQSPHLRVPWAGRADPVPPPIYPPHPGSAGPHPARPSFPLHMDRNPNPALTFPSSGSILPLHNPSPPYNSPNRYSRQEEWLPSWPRGVVAPQHNRRRDPTAQLSGHVSSQRASLSSPVGVASRPHVPAPRETLPLFKPPRRDSPNGGPRPDGSHHGSQSDSGRHRWGSSPTSESQAARRSRVREAIKPGKYGYGKVPFALPLHKDPAEEAAGRSKRHQAEHPGPPPPPPPPPRPTSKKPKRKPSHEEGARSQEKDPTGSGTHEKEKHPPVVHAAEGRDSGYDSGHGGTVNNRGPEDTSQPVQKVDDLTISQPVETGTATTAHSEHHLGKAPTVSSAVGETHPETRPQEGKKLPEKSKGGSAPKASVPPTSRSHHSGVGANSQGRVELRLSHRVLKNHKQTAKTPEPSTRSRGPQSPSGQPRTRAHRQNEPRTGGSGSYGSRSTHSLFVDRPAAPPRATEPDIWLLHRENPVQFHARGQGPPQAGPEVPQWNLYYPGTETFRCEGESKQYKACSQEPCPPERPDPRSVQCAAYNNQEFMGRFYEWEPFRDVQGSQRCELNCRPIGYRFYVRHTEKVQDGTPCEDNSPEICVAGQCLTPGCDGILGSNRSLDSCGVCGGDHTRCKLVVGNYTDRDVPIGYHRILEIPAGATRIQVKEMGVSPNYLALRSHNGKSIINGNWAVNPPGSYEAAGTVFVYSRPGNDKREGESLTADGPTTEPIDVYMIFQQDNPGVSYQFFLASPPSENPRQEQPRNSRQEFGALTVVPPGHPHESPTSHLRPVLSNSRSHAPPPRLPAPSGQSGRSRGAAPPPASQSGRSPGTLQRNVRVPPLPPPPPPQHHSESPHDFYWRRTGTTECSATCGKGFWQSVYSCVSRVSQEDVEDDKCHLIPKPIVAEEVCNTEPCPAYWDVGEWSACSKSCGVGTQHRQVLCRQTYANRSTMVHPQRCGQLEKPNATQTCQVQVCSHWEIHTNWSSCSVLCGMGHRTRRVRCVRNDGAFLKESDCPIRHRPKTSEACDMGPCVRTWFYSEWSNACSAECGTGIQRRSVVCLSSDASGESQENCAGTKPADMRACNGGPCRRVNLWYTGPWSPCSSDCGTGTQRRDVVCLSKLGADYNVTEASECAHLEKPPSLQPCHGTECEARWYNTAWSACSQSCMGGVQVREVQCLTPNRTLSRLCPPDLKPATKRPCNAQPCLPEIGKNPCLEPICHSRPQEP, encoded by the exons GTCCCGCAACGCACACCTCGCCAGGCTTCGGAAGACGACGGCACGGGGAGCTCGGTACCCGGCGTCTGGAGCGTCTGGAGTCCGTGGTCGGCGTGTTCCCAACGCTGCGGAAGAGGGGTCTTGGAGCGGAGCCGGGACTGCCAATCCCCTCATTTACGTGTCCCGTGGGCCGGGAGAGCAGATCCGGTCCCGCCGCCGATTTACCCGCCTCACCCAGGATCCGCcgggccacatccggcccgcCCGTCTTTCCCGCTCCATATGGATCGAAACCCGAATCCGGCTTTGACCTTCCCAAGCAGCGGCTCGATCCTTCCTCTCCATAACCCGAGTCCTCCATATAATTCCCCGAACCGCTACAGCCGGCAAGAGGAGTGGCTCCCGAGTTGGCCGCGGGGTGTCGTGGCTCCCCAACACAACCGCCGGAGGGACCCCACAGCCCAGCTCTCCGGCCATGTTTCGTCCCAAAGGGCATCACTCAGCTCCCCAGTTGGGGTTGCGTCCAGGCCCCACGTTCCGGCCCCCCGTGAGACGCTGCCTTTGTTCAAGCCTCCGAGGAGGGACAGCCCAAATGGGGGTCCGAGGCCCGACGGGTCTCATCACGGCAGCCAGTCAGATAGCGGACGGCATCGATGGGGGTCTTCTCCGACGTCCGAGTCTCAAGCAGCCCGGAG GTCCCGGGTTCGGGAGGCCATCAAGCCCGGGAAGTATGGCTACGGGAAGGTGCCGTTTGCGTTGCCCCTCCATAAAGACCCGGCCGAGGAGGCTGCCGGTCGCTCGAAGCGGCACCAAGCGGAGCATCCCGgtcctccgccgccgcctccacctcctcctcgccCCACATCGAAGAAGCCCAAACGGAAACCCAGTCACGAAGAAGGGGCCAGGAGCCAGGAAAAGGACCCCACTGGTTCTGGAACACATGAGAAGGAGAAGCATCCTCCGGTGGTCCATGCGGCGGAAGGACGCGATTCAGGGTACGATTCAGGGCATGGCGGCACCGTCAACAACCGAGGTCCGGAAGACACGTCTCAACCTGTGCAAAAAGTGGACGATTTgacaatatctcagcctgtggaAACAGGTACGGCTACGACGGCTCATAGTGAGCATCACCTTGGAAAGGCGCCCACTGTATCCTCTGCAGTTGGAGAAACCCACCCGGAAACAAGACCCCAAGAAGGAAAAAAGCTTCCCGAAAAGTCGAAGGGTGGCTCGGCCCCAAAAGCGAGTGTACCACCTACTTCTCGGTCGCACCATTCCGGAGTCGGTGCCAACTCCCAAGGCCGAGTGGAGCTTCGCCTGTCGCACCGAGTACTCAAAAATCACAAGCAGACGGCAAAAACGCCGGAGCCGTCGACTCGTTCCAGAGGTCCGCAGTCGCCCTCGGGGCAACCTCGTACCCGGGCACATAGACAGAACGAGCCGCGAACGGGAGGAAGCGGCAGCTACGGGTCGCGGTCCACCCACAGCCTCTTCGTGGACCGTCCTGCGGCCCCTCCCCGGGCTACGGAGCCCGACATTTGGCTCCTGCACCGCGAGAACCCCGTGCAATTCCATGCCCGGGGTCAAGGGCCGCCCCAGGCGGGGCCCGAAGTGCCGCAATGGAATCTGTATTATCCTGGGACGGAGACTTTCCGCTGCGAAGGAGAAAGCAAGCAATACAAAGCCTGCAGCCAAGAG CCCTGTCCTCCCGAACGTCCAGATCCGAGGTCGGTCCAATGCGCCGCATACAACAACCAGGAATTTATGGGCCGATTTTACGAGTGGGAACCCTTCAGAGACG TGCAAGGCTCCCAGCGCTGTGAGCTCAATTGCCGGCCCATCGGCTACCGATTCTACGTCCGACACACGGAAAAAGTGCAAGACGGCACACCGTGCGAGGACAACTCCCCGGAGATCTGTGTGGCCGGGCAGTGCCTG ACCCCCGGTTGTGATGGGATCCTGGGCTCCAACCGCAGCCTGGACAGCTGTGGAGTGTGCGGCGGAGACCACACACGGTGCAAGCTGGTGGTGGGCAACTACACGGACAGGGACGTGCCCATCGGGTACCACCGCATCTTGGAGATCCCGGCCGGGGCCACGCGGATCCAGGTCAAAGAGATGGGTGTTAGCCCCAACTATCTTG CCCTTCGGAGCCATAATGGCAAATCCATCATCAATGGAAACTGGGCAGTGAACCCGCCGGGCAGCTATGAGGCAGCCGGCACTGTTTTCGTCTACAGCAGACCTGGGAACGACAAGCGGGAGGGCGAATCTCTGACAGCCGATGGTCCCACTACAGAGCCTATAGATGTGTAT ATGATCTTCCAACAAGACAACCCGGGCGTCTCATACCAGTTCTTCCTGGCCTCTCCTCCCTCGGAAAACCCTCGCCAGGAGCAGCCCCGTAACTCCCGGCAAGAGTTTG GTGCCTTGACAGTGGTACCCCCTGGCCACCCACACGAATCCCCAACTAGCCACTTGCGACCGGTATTATCCAATTCCCGGAGTCACGCTCCTCCGCCACGTCTCCCGGCCCCCTCTGGCCAATCGGGACGCAGCCGAGGGGCGGCTCCTCCTCCGGCCAGCCAATCGGGACGCAGCCCCGGGACCCTGCAGCGGAACGTCCGCGTCCCACCTTTGCCGCCGCCTCCACCTCCGCAGCATCACTCCGAAAGCCCCCACGACTTCTATTGGCGGCGGACCGGCACCACCGAGTGTTCGGCCACTTGCGGAAAAG GTTTTTGGCAGTCGGTGTACAGCTGCGTCTCTCGGGTTTCCCAGGAAGACGTGGAAGACGACAAATGCCACCTTATTCCCAAACCTATTGTGGCCGAAGAGGTTTGCAACACGGAGCCTTGCCCAGCCTA CTGGGACGTGGGCGAGTGGTCAGCTTGCAGCAAGTCCTGTGGCGTGGGCACGCAGCACCGCCAAGTCCTCTGCCGGCAGACCTATGCCAACCGCAGCACCATGGTTCACCCTCAGCGCTGCGGTCAGTTGGAGAAGCCCAATGCCACCCAGACATGCCAAGTGCAAGTCTGCAGCCACTGGGAAATCCACACCAACTGGAGCTCG TGCTCTGTCCTTTGCGGGATGGGACACCGGACGCGCCGCGTGCGCTGCGTCCGCAATGACGGGGCCTTCTTGAAGGAGAGCGACTGCCCCATCCGCCACCGGCCCAAGACCAGCGAGGCATGCGACATGGGGCCCTGCGTCCGCACATGGTTCTACAGCGAGTGGAGCAACGCG TGTTCGGCCGAATGTGGGACCGGCATCCAGCGTCGCTCGGTGGTCTGCCTGTCCAGCGACGCCAGCGGAGAGTCCCAGGAGAACTGCGCCGGCACCAAACCGGCCGACATGCGTGCCTGCAATGGGGGGCCCTGCCGGAGGGTGAACCTTTGGTACACGGGACCCTGGAGCCCG TGCTCTTCGGACTGCGGCACCGGCACGCAACGGCGCGACGTGGTGTGCCTCAGCAAACTGGGGGCGGATTACAACGTGACGGAAGCCTCGGAGTGCGCCCACCTGGAGAAGCCGCCCTCCCTCCAGCCGTGCCATGGCACCGAGTGCGAAGCCCGGTGGTACAACACCGCCTGGAGCGCC TGCTCCCAGTCCTGCATGGGCGGCGTCCAGGTGAGGGAAGTCCAGTGCCTGACCCCGAACCGGACCCTGAGCCGCCTCTGCCCGCCGGACCTCAAGCCGGCCACCAAGCGTCCCTGCAACGCCCAGCCCTGCCTCCCCGAGATCGGTAAGAATCCCTGCCTGGAGCCCATTTGCCACTCGCGGCCGCAGGAGCCCTAA